The genomic region TTCTGTTGCAGATCTATCAAGCCGTCCCTTTCTAGAATCTGGAATGCCTCTCTGACTGGTGTAATGGAGACCCCAAGCTCTTGGGCCGTACTTTCCAGAGTTAACACTTCTCCTTCTGTAATCTGTCTTGAGATAATCGCCTTTCTAAGTGCTGCCGCCACTCTTTCCCTTGCCGGTAACATTTTTATCGGTTTTAAACCAAGCATTTTTTATTCTCCTTATCAAAGTTTTCCTTGTGTTTATATTGTATACATTATTATCTATAATGTAAACCCTTTTTCTTTAATAAGTCTTCCGTTGATTTTTGCTCATATTCTCGCGTTCTTTCTCATTTTATGTTATAATTTTCTTAAAAACTTAAGGAGGTTTTACTATGAGCCATATTTCCTATGCCTTCAATCATTCTGACATAGAAGCAACCGCTTACGCTCTTACCGTTCTGCCTCGTCTTGGACTTGCAGAATCAGAAGCCCAGGCAGAAATTAATTATCAACTCTGTTGTTCTGCGGCGAAAAAATTGATTAATCACGCCACAGATATTACACCCGACGAATTTCGTACCATTATTGCAGCACTCCAGGCTGCCAAACTCATCATTCTTGGTGATATCGAAGTCGATGCAAAAACATGCAGCGAATGCAAGAGTTATTTCTTTACGATCAACAAATTATTATCCACCTTTGAAAAGCAATTATTGCAGGAATAAGATCAACTGAACTACAGATAAAGCTGCCGATGGCAGCTTTATCTGTATGCTTTGCTATGCAAAGAAAAACCCCGGAAACATTGCATTTCCGGGGCTGCTGTGTACTTCTTTTTTGTATATCTCGAATGATTCGTATAAATTATCTCTTTGAGAACTGTGGTGCTCTACGAGCTGCTTTGAGACCGTATTTCTTACGTTCTTTCATACGTGGATCACGTGTAAGGAATCCAGCTTTCTTAAGAACTGGTCTGTAATCAGCATCAGCCTCAAGAAGTGCTCTTGCAACACCGTGACGGATTGCTCCAGCCTGTCCTGTGTATCCACCACCCTTAACATTAACGATTACATCAAATTTTCCTTCTGTGTCTGTTGCAGCTAATGGCTGGCGAACAACAACCTTTAATGTCTCAAGTCCAAAATACTCATCGATATCTCTTTTATTGATAGTAATTTTACCTGTTCCTGGTACTAAATATACTCTAGCAACAGATTTTTTTCTTCTACCTGTTCCGTAAAATTTTGCAGTAGCCATTGTAAAATCCTCCTTTTAACCTTTCTTAGAATTTCAGTTCAACTGGTTTCTGAGCCTGCTGAGCGTGCTCTGGTCCAGCGTATACGTGAAGTTTCTTGATCATAGATCTTCCTAAAGGTCCCTTTGGAAGCATTCCCTTAACAGCAAGTTCGATAACCTTCTCTGGTTTCTTAGCCATCATCTCTGCTAATGTAGTCTCTTTCATTCCACCTACATATTCAGAGTGATTGTAATAAATCTTCTGATTCAGTTTCTTACCTGTTACATTAACCTTTTCTGCATTTACAACGATTACATAATCGCCTGTATCAACGTGTGGTGTGAACTCCGGTTTGTTCTTTCCTCTTAAAACCTTAGCAACTTCTGATGCTAAACGTCCTAATGTATATTCCGAAGCGTCAACTACATACCATTTTCTTTCAATCTTATCTGGATTAGCCATATAAGTTTTCATTGTGGTTTACCTCCTGTGAATCATTAACATTTTCATGATAATATATCAGAATCAGCAAGATTCCGGGGCTTTGGCCTCTTACTGTTTCTCCTTTTGTCATACTTGCTTATTATATTATACTGTACCGTGTGTGTCAACTGTTTTTTGACATATTTTTCTTATATTTTTACTTATTTTCGTTGATCAAATGTACTTTTCCCGAGAATCTTCCCGTACATTTTTCATACTAAAATTTTAAATACTGTACACTATATGGTTTCAGTTCAAGCTGACCATTCATCGTAACCGTTTCCCCGGTCAGCAGATCTGCTGCCGTTCCATTCAGTTCTCCTGCATTGGCAGTGTATGGATAATCCGCAGCATTGATTGCAACGATCACTCGTTCTTTCTCTGAGCAGCGCTCGAATACCAGCTGATGATTCTGGATCACTACATTCTTATAAGCACCATTGCAAAGTGCATCACTTTCCTGGCGTACACGGATCAGTTTCTTAATAAACTCTGTCAGCTCATTTGGCTTTGGTTCTTCAAAGCAAGGGCGAAGCGCATAGTCATTATCCGGTGCTTTCTCCCCCGGCTCAGCCCATTCACTTCCATAATACAGGCACGGGATTCCCGGCATACCCATAAGCAGTCCGTATGCCAGCGGAATATGTTTCTTATTCGTCAGAATGCTTGCCAGTCTTGTAACATCATGATTATCCACAAATGTCATCAGGTGCTTTCCTCTGTAAATACACCACTGATCACTTCCGAACTGGCGGTGCAGGGAATGTGCGATCTCGAACATATTCATACTGTTAAAGCTGGAATATAATCCCTTGTAGCACTCATAATTCGTGCAGCTGTGAAGCATCTCATCATTCACGATAATATTATAATCGCCAAACAATACCTCTCCGATCAGTGCAAAGTCCGGTTTTAATTCCTGTGTATAAGAGCGGAGACGTTTCATGAAATTGTGATCCAGACTATAAGCCACATCCAGACGGAGACCGTCGATATCAAATTCGTCAATCCAGTATTTTACACATTCCATCAGATAATCTACGACTGCCGAATTCTGAAGGTTTAATTTGACCAGCTCAAAATGGCCTTCCCATCCTTCATACCAGAATCCGTCATTATAGCAGCTGTTGCCGTCAAAGCTGATATGGAACCAGTCTTTGTACGGTGAATCCCATTTCTTCTCCTGTACATCTTTAAATGCCCAGAAGCCTCGTCCCACATGGTTAAATACACCATCCAGTACAATTTTTACGTTATGTTTATGCAGATCTTCACAGACCTCTTTAAAATCTTCATTCGTTCCAAGCCTGCAGTCGATCGTCTTAAAATCTCTTGTATCATATCCATGATTGTCCGATTCAAAGATCGGATTTAACAGAATTGAATCTACTCCTAATGTCTGAAGATACTCAGACCAGTCCATAAGTTTGCGGATACGAGGAACACACACACCGTCATTGTGCACTGGTGCCCCACAGAATCCGATCGGATAAATCTGATAAAAAATACTATTGTAAGCCCACATTACTCATCCATCCTTTCTGTGTCTGCCATAAACTATGCTCCGGCAGATCACTTACTGTTCTATTGTACCACATTTCGTTCTTTAAAGACACAAAAGACACTGCCACTGGCAGTGCCTCTTGCATACTTCCCTATCTGAAAGACCTGCCGCTGGCAGGTTATTTCCTGTTATATATAAGTTTCTCTCCCCGCATGAATATGTAGAACCATACAAACAGCAGCACACCTTTCAGAATACTCGAAATCGTAATACTCCACCAGATCCCGTTCAGCGCAAGTGTTGTATGAACCAGTATCAGCGCAAGCGGAATCCTGAGCGCCGTAAATACAATACTGATCACAGATGGCGGCACGGTCTTTCCATACCCCGAAAATGCACCTGCCGTCGTAATCTCAAGACTCATAAAAAGCTGCGATACACCAAGGATCCGAAGATAATCCACTCCAAGCGGAATTACATCTTTTTCTGTAATAAAAATCCGGAATACCGGAGCCGGACAGCATATTAATAATAGCGTACAGAAAATCCCCCATACAAATACTACTTTTAATGCGCTGACATATCCCTGATAGATCCGTCTCTTCTTACCTGCGCCATGGTTCTGCGATGTAAATGAATTCACCGCTGCTGCAAAACCATCCGCTGTCATCCACGAAATTGATTCTATCTGTGAACCAACTTTCTGGACAGCCACCGCCGCATCTCCATATCCCGCGACCAGACGTGCAATGATCATCGATATTCCGGTAAACAGCATACTCTGAACAGACGTTGGAAAACCGATTCTGACAATTCCTTTCAGATGATGCAGATCCGGCTTCTTCAGATATCTTACATATTGAAAAAGTACGGTATCCTTCATCGCAAATATAAAAAACATAACTGTAACGATCATCTGCGCGGTTACCGTAGCAATTGCTGCACCTGTCACTCGAAGAACCGGAAATGGTCCGATTCCAAAAATCAGAACCGGATCCAGGACGATATTAACAACCAGTCCGGTCGTTGTTGCCAGAAATACCGGCCTGCTGTTACCGATTGCCGTAAATAATCCGGTATACGTCTGATTTAAAAAGGAAAACAAGACAAGACCGCAAGTAATTTCAAGATAATATATGGCATCCCGGATCACCTGTGCCTGATTCAGATGGAAAAAATGAATCAGTGGTTTTGCCCCTAATATACAGACAAGTCCATAAATAATCCCCAAAATCAACGTAAGCTGTAACGCGTTGGATGCATATTCTGCGGCCTCTTCACTATTAGATGCCCCAAGTGCATGTCCGACATTAACCTGCCCTCCCATTTTTGCAAGCGCGGCAAGTCCGTTGGAAAGCCACATATACATTCCTGCTGCCCCAACAGACGCTACCGCCGAACTTCCGATACGGCCGATCCAGATCATGTCGGTCATATTGTACGCCATCTGGATCAATGACGTCGCCATGATCGGGACAGCCAGTCTGGTAAGAGATGATAATACAGGTCCGTTTACCAAATCAATTTTCTTTTGCATGATTGGCTATACTCTTTTCAATACTTTCACGATCTCGCCCATATACATCGTATGATAATCCTTATCCGGATACCATTTATCATCATTTTCCTTAACATCGAAACATTCCGGTTTCATATCCTGTGTATACTGAGTCTTGCATACGAAGATCAGATCTGCTTCTTCAACTGCAGTTGTTCCGTCTACCGCATATGGATGAAGGCCTGCTTCTTTCCATTTATCTTCTACGTCTTTTCCTGATACAGATCCGCATACGCTTAATGCTTTTCTGTAATCTTCTGACAGGAAAGAAAGCGTGTACATACCGGTCTCATCCATGAATTTCTTCGTGTATCTCTGTGGGCGGATATATGCAGTTGCGATATTCTTTCCCCACATGATTCCGACACCACCCCAGCTTGCTGTCATGGTGTTACTCTTTTTTTCATCTCCTGCTGTTACCAGCATCCACTCTTTTGAAATCTTTGTGAATGGGTTGAATTCCAGACTTTCAATTGCTACTTCTTTAAATGCCATTTCCATATCCTCCTTATCGTCTTTATGTACTCTCACAAAATTAAGTATGAAACAGTAGCAAGAGTACATCTTTGCTTTTAGAATTACAGACAGTGAGTATTCACTGCCTGCAATTTTACTGTATTCTTTTATAATTATACTACTTTACTAACACTTTACGGAAGTTTTTCTTACCCTTTTTCAGGACTACGCCTTCTCCACTTAATGCTTCTCCGGCAAATGTCTGGAATACATCTGTCACCTTCTCACCATCTACAGATACTCCACCCTGCTGTACGGCACGGCGTGCTTCTGACTTAGAAGCTGTCAGTCCTGATTTTACTAACATCGTCAGGATATCGATGTTACCGTCTGTAAGGTCTTCTTCTGTCAGTTCTGTCTTTGGCATATCTGCTGCTGCACCTGTTGAGAATAATGCTCTTGCTGCCTCCT from Dorea longicatena harbors:
- a CDS encoding alpha-amylase family glycosyl hydrolase; the encoded protein is MWAYNSIFYQIYPIGFCGAPVHNDGVCVPRIRKLMDWSEYLQTLGVDSILLNPIFESDNHGYDTRDFKTIDCRLGTNEDFKEVCEDLHKHNVKIVLDGVFNHVGRGFWAFKDVQEKKWDSPYKDWFHISFDGNSCYNDGFWYEGWEGHFELVKLNLQNSAVVDYLMECVKYWIDEFDIDGLRLDVAYSLDHNFMKRLRSYTQELKPDFALIGEVLFGDYNIIVNDEMLHSCTNYECYKGLYSSFNSMNMFEIAHSLHRQFGSDQWCIYRGKHLMTFVDNHDVTRLASILTNKKHIPLAYGLLMGMPGIPCLYYGSEWAEPGEKAPDNDYALRPCFEEPKPNELTEFIKKLIRVRQESDALCNGAYKNVVIQNHQLVFERCSEKERVIVAINAADYPYTANAGELNGTAADLLTGETVTMNGQLELKPYSVQYLKF
- a CDS encoding MATE family efflux transporter, translated to MQKKIDLVNGPVLSSLTRLAVPIMATSLIQMAYNMTDMIWIGRIGSSAVASVGAAGMYMWLSNGLAALAKMGGQVNVGHALGASNSEEAAEYASNALQLTLILGIIYGLVCILGAKPLIHFFHLNQAQVIRDAIYYLEITCGLVLFSFLNQTYTGLFTAIGNSRPVFLATTTGLVVNIVLDPVLIFGIGPFPVLRVTGAAIATVTAQMIVTVMFFIFAMKDTVLFQYVRYLKKPDLHHLKGIVRIGFPTSVQSMLFTGISMIIARLVAGYGDAAVAVQKVGSQIESISWMTADGFAAAVNSFTSQNHGAGKKRRIYQGYVSALKVVFVWGIFCTLLLICCPAPVFRIFITEKDVIPLGVDYLRILGVSQLFMSLEITTAGAFSGYGKTVPPSVISIVFTALRIPLALILVHTTLALNGIWWSITISSILKGVLLFVWFYIFMRGEKLIYNRK
- the rplM gene encoding 50S ribosomal protein L13, translating into MKTYMANPDKIERKWYVVDASEYTLGRLASEVAKVLRGKNKPEFTPHVDTGDYVIVVNAEKVNVTGKKLNQKIYYNHSEYVGGMKETTLAEMMAKKPEKVIELAVKGMLPKGPLGRSMIKKLHVYAGPEHAQQAQKPVELKF
- a CDS encoding flavin reductase family protein, which gives rise to MAFKEVAIESLEFNPFTKISKEWMLVTAGDEKKSNTMTASWGGVGIMWGKNIATAYIRPQRYTKKFMDETGMYTLSFLSEDYRKALSVCGSVSGKDVEDKWKEAGLHPYAVDGTTAVEEADLIFVCKTQYTQDMKPECFDVKENDDKWYPDKDYHTMYMGEIVKVLKRV
- the rpsI gene encoding 30S ribosomal protein S9; this encodes MATAKFYGTGRRKKSVARVYLVPGTGKITINKRDIDEYFGLETLKVVVRQPLAATDTEGKFDVIVNVKGGGYTGQAGAIRHGVARALLEADADYRPVLKKAGFLTRDPRMKERKKYGLKAARRAPQFSKR